In the Akkermansiaceae bacterium genome, one interval contains:
- a CDS encoding class I SAM-dependent methyltransferase — MDYKGTWSPKPKHVHRSVRQALRRCGFLRSSGITGGRLLDIGAGSGEFVFICRHSGFLSRGAEPNLGYSSYAREEYGVEMLTQELADVGGVHDVITLFHVMEHLPSPRGVFARLHGLLAPGGVLFIEVPWGLSPTISPANRYFKAHLHYFERETLAACASGYFDVISSRQDGNLSMLLRRREITGPLQLPPPGYATLARQRALRLGWWSYLADGGALGKPLLRLRRMRQEHGVRHLSGSTIIGRALEKAAS; from the coding sequence ATGGACTACAAGGGCACATGGAGCCCGAAGCCGAAGCACGTCCACCGCTCCGTGCGGCAGGCGCTCCGCAGGTGCGGCTTCCTGCGGTCCAGCGGAATCACCGGAGGCCGTCTGCTGGACATCGGCGCGGGGAGCGGGGAGTTCGTCTTCATCTGCCGCCACAGTGGGTTCCTGAGCCGCGGCGCGGAGCCGAACCTGGGCTACTCCAGCTACGCGCGGGAGGAGTATGGAGTGGAGATGCTGACACAGGAACTGGCGGATGTGGGAGGAGTCCATGACGTCATCACCCTGTTCCACGTCATGGAGCACCTGCCGTCCCCGCGCGGGGTGTTCGCGCGCCTGCACGGACTGCTGGCACCGGGCGGCGTCCTGTTCATCGAGGTGCCATGGGGACTGTCGCCCACCATTTCCCCTGCGAACCGTTATTTCAAGGCGCACCTCCATTACTTCGAACGGGAAACGCTGGCGGCATGCGCGAGCGGTTATTTCGACGTCATCTCCAGCCGCCAGGATGGCAACCTCTCCATGTTGCTGCGGCGGAGGGAGATCACGGGCCCTCTCCAGTTGCCCCCGCCGGGCTATGCCACGCTGGCACGGCAGCGGGCGCTCCGTCTGGGCTGGTGGTCCTACCTCGCCGATGGCGGGGCACTGGGGAAACCGCTGCTCCGTCTGCGGAGGATGCGGCAGGAACACGGAGTCCGCCATCTCAGCGGCAGCACCATCATCGGGCGCGCCCTGGAAAAGGCCGCTTCCTGA